GGCAAGACCTGTTTGCCGAATCTGTTCAGCACGCATCCCCCATTTCAAATTGATGGTAATTTTGGAGGTGCTGCGGGATTTGCTGAAATGTTGATCCAATCTCAAAATGAAGATATTGTATTATTGCCTGCTATTCCATCAAGCTGGAAAAGCGGTTCAGTACATGGTTTAAAAGCTCGTGGTAATTATAAATTTAACTTTAATTGGTCTGAAGGCAAGATTCGAGATTTAGTAGTGAATTCAGATCAAACAGCTAATATTTCTATTAAATTCAAAGGCAATAGTAAGCGGTTTGAGCTTAAGAAGGGTGAAAATAGGTTAAGTTTTGATTAATTATTTAGGTGACTAAGTAGGTGTAAGGTCAAAAATATTTACTCATTGTATTTATAGGTTCACTCAATTTTCATAGGTTTTCACTCGTTTTGCTTGAACAAGTCTTTCATAATCAATTAGCTTAGTTTCATTAAATGATTTTATGAAATAAAACTAAAGATTATGAAAACGAAGATTTTAATGATTTTGTTGGCTTTAATTATTTTTGGAGCGGGTTCTTGTAAAAAGGGTGACACTGGCCCGATAGGTCCCGAAGGGGAAAAAGGAGATAAAGGAGATAAAGGGGATGTTGGTGATACGGGTCAAAAAGGTGCTGATGGTTCGATGTTTTACAGCGGTACAGTTGTTCCGGCAGCAACATTAGGAAAAGTCGGGGATTTCTACTTCAGAACCAATACTTATGATTTATACGGTCCCAAATCAGTAGCAGGATGGGGAAAAGCAACAAATATCAAAGGTGAAGACGGGAAAGATGGCAGAAACGGAACAAACGGAACAAATGGCACCAATGGTAAAGATGGATCACAATTTTTATCTGGTACTTCTATTCCTGCAGCTACGTTAGGTAAGGTTGGGGATTTCTATTTCAATACTGCTCAGATGGTTCTTTATGGACCAAAATCAGCAACCGGTTGGGGAGTGGGGACAAATCTCAAAGCTGAGGCTCGGGTTATGTATTCGGGATGGAAAACTGCCGTTCGTACAAAGGATTCCATCATGGATGGAACAGTCGTTCGTATCGCACATATCTATGCTCCTCAAATCACTGATGCTGTTATTGCTAATTCAGTTGTTATGATGTATCTAGATTATGGTGGTGGATTATTCCCATTGCCATATACAAGTAGAGCAGGAGGTAGAATGAGTACCATAACATTTAAGCTTAAGAAGAGCGAACTTGTTGTTTACAGAATGGTTTATGACGGAGGAGCTTTATTGAATTTAGGATCTTTCATAAAATATAGGTATGTTATCATTCCAGGGAATCTTTATATGGGAATGAAAGATCGGAATGTCGATTTAAGAGATCCAGTAGCCGTGGAAAAAGCACTTAAGGAAATGAATGAATAAAATAAGAGGGATGTCAATTTGGCATCCCTCTTATTTTTTTAAAGCATCATTACACCTGGTATTTCACCTACTTTTTTGTAGTAGTCTACTACCTCATCTGCACTGTTTACATAGTTCTCGATGGAGATAGATGTATACTTGCCACCTGAAGATTTTTTCTCAGAAAACTTAGCAGAAGCATGTGTAAATAAAGCTTTTACTTGCTCAGCTTGGTCAGAATCAGTTTTTACAATAAACTTGAACGTGTAGATTGTTGGAAACTGTTCTACTTCAATCAATTTCTCTTTAAAGTTTTTGTAGAAATCTTGATTGTTGCTGTCGTCTTGTATG
The Sphingobacterium daejeonense genome window above contains:
- a CDS encoding glycoside hydrolase family 95-like protein — translated: MLDGEKANAHLKELIGKTCLPNLFSTHPPFQIDGNFGGAAGFAEMLIQSQNEDIVLLPAIPSSWKSGSVHGLKARGNYKFNFNWSEGKIRDLVVNSDQTANISIKFKGNSKRFELKKGENRLSFD
- a CDS encoding collagen-like protein, with the protein product MKTKILMILLALIIFGAGSCKKGDTGPIGPEGEKGDKGDKGDVGDTGQKGADGSMFYSGTVVPAATLGKVGDFYFRTNTYDLYGPKSVAGWGKATNIKGEDGKDGRNGTNGTNGTNGKDGSQFLSGTSIPAATLGKVGDFYFNTAQMVLYGPKSATGWGVGTNLKAEARVMYSGWKTAVRTKDSIMDGTVVRIAHIYAPQITDAVIANSVVMMYLDYGGGLFPLPYTSRAGGRMSTITFKLKKSELVVYRMVYDGGALLNLGSFIKYRYVIIPGNLYMGMKDRNVDLRDPVAVEKALKEMNE
- a CDS encoding DUF493 domain-containing protein, yielding MSELNNNINIKDIQDDSNNQDFYKNFKEKLIEVEQFPTIYTFKFIVKTDSDQAEQVKALFTHASAKFSEKKSSGGKYTSISIENYVNSADEVVDYYKKVGEIPGVMML